One genomic segment of Carassius carassius chromosome 21, fCarCar2.1, whole genome shotgun sequence includes these proteins:
- the si:dkey-178e17.1 gene encoding tricarboxylate transport protein B, mitochondrial isoform X2, with the protein MKSKATLTHPGKAILAGGIAGGIEICITFPTEYVKTQLQLDEKANPPRYRGITDCVSQTVRHHGVKGLYRGLSSLLYGSIPKSAVRFGVFEILSNQMRDEAGKLDSTRGLICGLGAGVMEAVLIVCPMETIKVKFIHDQTSANPKYRGFFHGVREIVRTQGIRGTYQGLTATVLKQGSNQAIRFFVMTSLRNWYKGDNPNKSINPVITGAFGAIAGAASVFGNTPLDVIKTRMQGLEAHKYKSTMDCALKIMQHEGPAAFYKGTVPRLGRVCLDVAIVFIIYEEVVKVLNKVWKTK; encoded by the exons ATGAAGAGCAAAGCCACACTCACTCATCCTGGAAAAGCCATCCTGGCAG GTGGAATCGCAGGCGGCATTGAAATCTGCATCACGTTTCCTACAGAGTATGTGAAGACTCAACTACAGTTAGACGAGAAAGCCAATCCGCCGCGTTACAGAGGCATca CGGACTGTGTGTCTCAGACGGTCCGTCATCATGGAGTGAAGGGGTTATACCGAGGCCTCAGCTCGCTGCTGTATGGATCCATCCCTAAATCTGCCGTCAG GTTCGGTGTGTTTGAGATACTCAGTAACCAGATGAGGGACGAGGCTGGGAAGCTGGACAGCACTCGAGGGTTAATCTGTGGTTTGGGTGCCGGCGTGATGGAGGCCGTCCTGATTGTCTGTCCCATGGAGACCATAAAG GTCAAATTCATCCATGATCAAACCTCGGCTAATCCCAAATACAGAGGCTTTTTCCACGGAGTGCGAGAGATCGTCAGAACTCAAG GAATCAGAGGGACGTATCAAGGCCTCACAGCGACCGTCCTCAAACAGGGATCCAATCAGGCGATCCGGTTCTTCGTCATGACCTCTCTGAGGAACTGGTACAAGG GTGACAATCCCAACAAATCCATCAACCCCGTCATCACCGGAGCGTTCGGTGCGATCGCAGGAGCGGCGAGTGTGTTTGGAAACACACCGCTGGACGTCATCAAGACCAGAATGCAG ggTTTGGAAGCTCATAAATATAAAAGCACAATGGATTGTGCCCTGAAGATCATGCAGCATGAAGGACCAGCGgc gttttACAAGGGCACGGTCCCACGGCTGGGCCGAGTGTGTTTGGACGTGGCCATCGTCTTCATCATCTACGAGGAGGTTGTGAAGGTCCTAAACAAAGTCTGGAAGACGAAGTGA
- the si:dkey-178e17.1 gene encoding tricarboxylate transport protein B, mitochondrial isoform X1 codes for MKSKATLTHPGKAILAGGIAGGIEICITFPTEYVKTQLQLDEKANPPRYRGITDCVSQTVRHHGVKGLYRGLSSLLYGSIPKSAVRFGVFEILSNQMRDEAGKLDSTRGLICGLGAGVMEAVLIVCPMETIKVKFIHDQTSANPKYRGFFHGVREIVRTQGIRGTYQGLTATVLKQGSNQAIRFFVMTSLRNWYKGDNPNKSINPVITGAFGAIAGAASVFGNTPLDVIKTRMQVLQGHGPTAGPSVFGRGHRLHHLRGGCEGPKQSLEDEVTTVVSFFTSLLLLNTHTIFENYISSYSSCSQINIKHCQCHI; via the exons ATGAAGAGCAAAGCCACACTCACTCATCCTGGAAAAGCCATCCTGGCAG GTGGAATCGCAGGCGGCATTGAAATCTGCATCACGTTTCCTACAGAGTATGTGAAGACTCAACTACAGTTAGACGAGAAAGCCAATCCGCCGCGTTACAGAGGCATca CGGACTGTGTGTCTCAGACGGTCCGTCATCATGGAGTGAAGGGGTTATACCGAGGCCTCAGCTCGCTGCTGTATGGATCCATCCCTAAATCTGCCGTCAG GTTCGGTGTGTTTGAGATACTCAGTAACCAGATGAGGGACGAGGCTGGGAAGCTGGACAGCACTCGAGGGTTAATCTGTGGTTTGGGTGCCGGCGTGATGGAGGCCGTCCTGATTGTCTGTCCCATGGAGACCATAAAG GTCAAATTCATCCATGATCAAACCTCGGCTAATCCCAAATACAGAGGCTTTTTCCACGGAGTGCGAGAGATCGTCAGAACTCAAG GAATCAGAGGGACGTATCAAGGCCTCACAGCGACCGTCCTCAAACAGGGATCCAATCAGGCGATCCGGTTCTTCGTCATGACCTCTCTGAGGAACTGGTACAAGG GTGACAATCCCAACAAATCCATCAACCCCGTCATCACCGGAGCGTTCGGTGCGATCGCAGGAGCGGCGAGTGTGTTTGGAAACACACCGCTGGACGTCATCAAGACCAGAATGCAG gttttACAAGGGCACGGTCCCACGGCTGGGCCGAGTGTGTTTGGACGTGGCCATCGTCTTCATCATCTACGAGGAGGTTGTGAAGGTCCTAAACAAAGTCTGGAAGACGAAGTGACGACCGTGGTCTCGTTCTTCACATCACTTCTGCTTTTAAACACGCACacaatatttgaaaattacaTTAGTTCATATAGCAGCTGCAGTCAAATTAACATTAAACACTGTCAGTGCCACATTTAA